The sequence below is a genomic window from Granulicatella elegans.
ATTTGTCTAATGATAAGTTTACAATGAAGCAAGTTGTAGAGGCAGTAATTACATCAGTAAATAAAATGAAAGATAAATATCCTCTGAAAATCGGTATTATTTTATGTCTTATGAGAGGAAGAGATGAATCGATAAATAATCAAGTTATAGAATTAGCTAATCATTTTCGAGATAAAATTGTGGGATTGGATTTAGCAGGAAATGAAAGTAAATATCCTACAAAGATGTATTTAGAACAATTGGCATTGATTAATCATTTAGAAATTCCATTTACAATTCATGCAGGAGAGACTGGAAATGTTGATAATATTCGAGATGCTATTTTAGTTGGTGCTAAGAGAATTGGTCATGGGATAGCAGCAGAAAAAAGCGAAGAAGTAGTTTCATTAATTAGAGAAAGAAATATTACTTTAGAAATGTGCCCGAAATGTAATATACAAACTAAAGCAAGTAAAAATTGGAATGATTATCCGTTTGATACATTTTATCGTAAGGAAAAACTATTAGTGACAATTAATACGGACAACAGAACAGTTTCAAACACTTCATTATCCCAAGAATTTGAATTATTAAATAATTATTGTTCTGAATTAAATTTAAAAGATCTTTATCAATTGACAATTTATGCATTAAATGCTAGCTTTTTAAATAATTTAGAAAAAAAACAATTAAAAGAAAAAATAGAAATGGAATATAATAAATTCTGTTTTAAGGAGCAATTATGAAAGTACAAAAAAGACAAGAAGAAATATTAAAAATTTTATCAGAAGTCCCTATATCAACTATTCAAAATTTAGCAAATGAATTAGCAGTCTCTGCTGAGACAATACGAAAAGATTTAAAACAGTTGGCTGATGAAGATAAAATTATACAAACACATGGTGGGGTTGTGTTAAAAGGAAAAAAGACAAGTTATTTCCCATTTGATTACCGTGTTAAGATTAGTGCTTCAAAGAAAATAAAAATTGGTAAAGAAGCTAGCAAATTAATTGAATTTGGAGATACTATTTTCTTAGAAAGTAGTACTACTTGTTTAGCTTTAGTACAGGAATTATGTCAAAGAAAAGAAATATTAAATAGTTTAACAATAGTAACTAACTCACTTAGTATAGTAGTTTTATTAGAAAAAGAGGAAGTTAGTTCAAAAGTACTTTTTGTTGGAGGATGGATAGATTTTTCACAACATTCTACAAATGGTTTTATGGCGATGAATTTTTTAGAAAAAGTATATGTAAATAAAACATTTATTTCAGGAGCTGCTCTAAGTAGAGATTTAATGGTAACTGGTTATTATGAACAAGATATTTTGTTACAAAGAAAAATGATGGAGCATGCTGAACAAAATATATTGATGGTAGATGAAAAAAAATATCCAAAACAAGGTTTTCTTCAATTAGCTCAAATGAGTGAATTTGATTATGTAGTTTCAGATATTGCATTTGGTAAAGAGGTTGTTGAGAGTATTCAATACAATAACGAAAAATTAGAAAAAATTTGCCACATAATTACAGCAGATTAATTTTTGAAAGAAGATGATTTAAAAGAAAAAGTAAATTTACTAGAATGGTGGAATGAAGACTTGGTAAGAAGAGATGTTTTATTCTTTTCTCTTCATTTTAATAAAAGCACCGTATCGTAAAGCAAGCTTTCATAATGAGATAGTCCATATAGGAAATCATGCTGCGTTTTTGGGGAATTTGATGAAGCAGAGTATTTAAAGACAACTTACCATAAACAGTTATTAAAGCAAGATTTTTATAAAAAGATTACGATTAGAAATGGGAACACTTTTAAAAAACAGCTCAAATTTTAGAGTTGCAATTGGCACTATCATTTGTGTTTGAAAAATACTACTATCAATAATTTTAATAATTTGACATTTAAATTGTTTAAAGTTATAGTTTTTTTAGAATTTGAAATATCTAAAATACTTGTTGCTACTTGAAAGGCAACTAAAATAAGTTTAAGCTCAAATATTTGTCGCTCCTCGATATGCGACTCATAAATTATCGAGTTCAAATATTTATTTTATAAAAAAGCGTTTATGTCATAGATAATAGCAATATTTTCATTGCAATTGGCATAAACGCTAGTTTTTGTTATAATTAGAAAGTGAGTTTAAGGACAGGAGGATGGCAATGGAAATTGAAAAGACAACTCATATGAATTTGTTGTTAGAATTTTATGGCAAACTTTTGACTGAAAAACAACTAGGATATATGGAATTATATTACGGGGAAGATTATTCTCTTGGAGAAATTGCAGAAGAATTCGAGGTTAGTCGACAAGCCGTATATGATAATATTAGACGATCTGCTCAATTATTAGAAGATTACGAACAGGAACTACATTTAGTAAATGATTTTTATAAAAGACAAGCTATCTATGATGGAATTGAACAGCATATCAAAGAACATTATCCAAATGATTATCAATTGCAACAATTGATGACAGACTTACAAGAAATGAATAAATAAGCCTGATTGAGGAGTGAGAAAATGGCATTTGAAGGATTATCAGATCGCTTGCAAAATGCGATGGGTTCGGTAACAAAAAAAGGAAAAATTACCGAAGCTGATTTAAAACAAATGATGCGTGAAGTTCGTTTAGCGTTATTAGAAGCAGACGTT
It includes:
- the add gene encoding adenosine deaminase, which codes for MNKLDIQTIKKFPKIELHCHLDGSVSGLQVYENLKLLGINETKDEILSKIIAPEICKDLSEYLSCFEWLTKCLKNPTLIFLAIDDICRQATAENVFYLELRFSPYHLSNDKFTMKQVVEAVITSVNKMKDKYPLKIGIILCLMRGRDESINNQVIELANHFRDKIVGLDLAGNESKYPTKMYLEQLALINHLEIPFTIHAGETGNVDNIRDAILVGAKRIGHGIAAEKSEEVVSLIRERNITLEMCPKCNIQTKASKNWNDYPFDTFYRKEKLLVTINTDNRTVSNTSLSQEFELLNNYCSELNLKDLYQLTIYALNASFLNNLEKKQLKEKIEMEYNKFCFKEQL
- a CDS encoding DeoR/GlpR family DNA-binding transcription regulator, giving the protein MKVQKRQEEILKILSEVPISTIQNLANELAVSAETIRKDLKQLADEDKIIQTHGGVVLKGKKTSYFPFDYRVKISASKKIKIGKEASKLIEFGDTIFLESSTTCLALVQELCQRKEILNSLTIVTNSLSIVVLLEKEEVSSKVLFVGGWIDFSQHSTNGFMAMNFLEKVYVNKTFISGAALSRDLMVTGYYEQDILLQRKMMEHAEQNILMVDEKKYPKQGFLQLAQMSEFDYVVSDIAFGKEVVESIQYNNEKLEKICHIITAD
- a CDS encoding putative DNA-binding protein, producing the protein MEIEKTTHMNLLLEFYGKLLTEKQLGYMELYYGEDYSLGEIAEEFEVSRQAVYDNIRRSAQLLEDYEQELHLVNDFYKRQAIYDGIEQHIKEHYPNDYQLQQLMTDLQEMNK